The Mycolicibacterium fluoranthenivorans genomic interval GAACATCGCAGCAGAGTCTAGCCGTGGAGATGGGCCTGACACCGCAGACCCGCTGGGTAAGGTCACGATATGGGTCTCACACGGCGTGCCCCCTTTCTGCGCTGGTCCTTCCTACGGTTGGCCTGGGGCGCCCGCAACATCAGCCGGACCGGTCAGATCGGCGACGGACGCGAGGCCGCGGCGGCCGAATACGTCCTGCGCGAGTCCCGTCCCGGAGACATCGATGACGTGCTGGCCGCCATCGACCGGTTCGCCTACGAGCAGTCCTTCCTCATCAACGTCGGCGACGAGAAGGGCGCGCTGCTCGACGCCGCCGTGCAGCGCGCCAATCCCGCCGTGGCGCTGGAGCTGGGCACCTACTGCGGGTACAGCGCGCTGCGCATTGCCCGCGCCGCCCCCGCGGCCCGGGTCTTCTCGGTCGAGCTTTCGGCCGCCAACGCCGAGATCGCGCGCCGGATCTGGGCGCACGCCGGGGTCTGGGACCGCATCACCTGCGTCGTCGGCACCCTCGGTGACGGCGGCGCCACCCTGGACACGCTCGGCTTCGCCCCCGGCTCGGTGGACTTCGTCTTCATCGATCACGACAAGAGCGCATATCTGACCGACCTGCAGAGCATCCTGGACCGCGGTTGGCTGCACACCGGTTCGATCGTGGTCGCCGACAACGTCAGACTGCCGGGTGCGCCGAAGTACCGCGCCTTCATGAAGCAGCACGAGGGCCGCAGCTGGCAGACCGTCGAACACCACACGCATGCCGAGTACCAGACGCTGCTGCCGGATCTGGTGCTGGAGTCGCAGTACCTGGGCGCCTGATCGGCGCCGGGCAGGCGGCGCTCACCCGTAGGTGAATGAGTAGGCCTGCAGTCCGCGGGTCAGCGCGACCTCGACGTGCCCGGCGCCGGCAGCGTCCCCGCCGACGATCTGCCGCATGTTCGGCGGCCCCGAGACCGGAATCGTCGTGGTCCCGCCGTTCCGCGTCACGCTGACGGTTCCAGTGCCGCCGACCACCAGATAGACGTCGCGGGCGTGGAAGTTCAGGCCGATGGTGTCGCCCTCGCCTGTAGCGGTGGCGGATTGACTGTCCACGTTCCACGATCCGCGCAGCGCGAAGCTGTCCTGCGGCAGCTGAGCCGGGAAGTCGTAGGTGGCGGCGCCCGCGGTGTAGCCACCGGACCCACCGTAATTCGACGCGTTCTGCGCCCCGAGGTAGGTCTCCGGGGTCAGCGCCGACGTCGGTGTGGTGTCGGGGGCGTCCACGCTCGGTGGCAGCGCGGCATTCGGGTGTGCCTGCGAAAGTAGTTGCCGGATCAGCCTTTCCGTGCCGTCATAGTCACCCTCACCGAACTTGATGTGCCGGACGACACCGTCGGCGTCGATCAGGTAGTGGGCCGGCCAGTACTGGTTTCGGAAGTTGGTCCACGTGGTGTAGTCGTTGTCCAGCCCGATCGGGTAGTCGATCTTCAGGTCGGCAGCGGCGGCGGCCACGTTGTCCTTCTCGCGCTCGAAGGCGTACTCGGGTGTCTGGACGCCGACGACCTCGAATCCCCGCTCCCGGTACGCGTTGTACCAGCCGAGGACGTGCGGGATGCTGCGCTGGCAGTTGATGCAGGAGTAGGCCCAGAAATCGATGAGTACCACCTTGCCGCGCAACGCTTTCAGATCGATCGGCGCGCCGCCCGGGGTGTTGAGCCAGGCCGTGATCCCGCTGATATCGGGTGCGGTGCCGCAGTTCTGCAACTCGGCCGCCCCATCGGTGCACCGGGACAGGGCGGCGTTGCTCTCGTCGGCCTGACCGCTCAGGTTCAGCGGGCGGGTGTCCACCTTGTTCTGCAACGCCGCGGTGTAGTCCGGTATCGCCCGCTGCACGACGGCCGGCAGGTCGAAGACCAGGGCGACGGCGAGCAGGATCGTCACCACCCCGGAGACGACGCGGATCTCGCGCTGGCGGCGGTGGAATGCCCGCACCCGCTCGGCGATCCGGCGGCCGGCGAGCGCGAACACCAGCAGCGGGATGGCCGCCCCGACCGCGAAGGACAGTGTCAGCGCGATGGTGGGCCAGCCGATGTCACCGGTCGCCCCGGCCAGGACGATGGCCGCCAGCACCGGCCCGGCGCACGGGACGTAGAGGACGCCCAGGGCAAGGCCCAGCCCGAAGCCACTCTGGCCGAAGTTCAGTTGTCGCTGCGGCAGTTTGGCGAACGGCTTCTCCAGCCAGGTCTCGACTCGCGGGAAGATCAATCCCACGCCGATCGCCGTCAACGCGATCAGCCCCAGCCACCGGATGGCGTCCTGCGGGAGGTGCAGCAGTGACAACAGGGTTGACCCGGCCAGGGTGACCGCGCTGAAACTGAGCACCAGTCCGGTGATCACCAGGTAGGGACGCAGCACCTCGGTGCGTGACGGGCGGGTCAGGGTGTCGACCGCCGCCGCCGGCCGTCCACCGGTGACGCGGGCACCTTGCGCGCCCGAGAGCAGGATCACCGGCAGAACCGGCAGGATGCACGGCGAGATCCCGGTGATCAGACCGCCGACCAGACCGATGCCGATGAGGGTCCACATGGTGTCGGTCAGCCTTTCACCAGAACGGGCGGCTCGTGGTAAAGATCCGGGTACCGGAGTTTGAGTTGAGCGAGCTTGGGCATGTCGTTGACGGAGATGTACGAATCCGTCGGGTTCGCCGCCATGTAGTCCTGGTGGTAGTCCTCCGCCGGGTAGAAGGTGCGTCCGGCTTCGACCGTGGTCGCAACCGGGGCCGAAAACACCTGACTCGCACCGAGTTGCGCGATGTAGGCGGCGGCGATCCGCGCCTGGTCGGCGTCCTGCGGGAAGATCGCCGACCGGTACTGGGTACCCGAATCCGGCCCCTGCCTGTTGACCTCGGTGGGGTCGTGCGCGACGGAGAAGAAGATCTGCAGCAGGGTGCCGTAGGTGATCTGGTGTGGGTCGTAGGTGATCTGCACCGACTCGGCGTGGCCGGTGTCGTCGGCGCTGACCTCGTCGTAGTGGGCGGTCTGCGCGTCACCGCCGGTGTAGCCGGCCAGCACCCGATTGACGCCTTTGACGTGTTCGAACATGCCCTGCATGCCCCAGAAGCAGCCGCCCGCCAGCACCGCGGTCGCCGCCGTGTCCGCCGTGTCGGCCTGGTCCACGGTGACCTTGGGGACATCGGGCGGGGCCGTGCCGACGGCGGATGGTGTCAGGCCGGTGCATGCGGTGGTGAATACGCACAGTGCACCGGCCAGCACCGCCAGCACCCGTGATCTACCCACGTCGCCTCCTTGTCAGTGGTTCTCGACTCAGGCTAACCGCGGATCGGTGCGGAGAATCTTACGAATTCATGTCGTCGGAATTGATTACCGAAGTCTGACATCCCGGTTTCGCCGGTGCCCCGTGACGTATCCGGCGCTACCGTGAAGTCACCAAAGTCACTGTCGATCAAAGGTGTTGGTGGCATGCTCCTGAGCAGAAGGCGATTCGTCATCGCCGGAAGTGCGCTGACGTTGTCGGCCGTCGCCGGCAGCGCGTGCGCGCACTCCATCGCCTCTCCGGCCGACGCCCACGACTTCGCCGTCACCCACACCGACGCGCAATGGCGAGATCTGCTGACCCCGGACCAATTCGACGTACTGCGCAGGGCCGGCACCGAGACGCCCTACAGCAGCCCACTCAACGACGAACACCGGCATGGCACCTTCGGTTGCGCGGGATGCGCGCTGCCACTGTTCAGCTCGGATACCAAGTTCGACAGTGGAACCGGCTGGCCGAGCTTCTGGAAGCCCCTCGCCGGTGCGATTGTGGAGCGCACCGACTCGACCTTCGGCATGACCCGCACCGAAGTGCTGTGCAGCCGGTGCGGCGGGCACCTCGGGCACGTCTTCGACGACGGGCCGGCCCCGACCCATCTGCGGTACTGCATGAACGGCGTAGCGATGAATTTCACGGCGCTGACGTGATACGCGAAAGGACCACTCCCGCAATGAGATCCGTCATCGTACTGGCCGCCCTTGCCGTCGCGCTCACAGCCTGCAGTGGTGCATCCGAGCAGCAGCAGTCGCCCGCCCCGGCGATGACGGCGCACTCCCCCGCTATGACGGGGCACGCACCCACCACGACAAGCACGTCGCCGGGAACGACGGGTTAGACCGCGCGCGGGTGTGCGCCCGCCCACACCTCACGCAGTGCGTTGACCGTCACCAGCGTGTAGATCTGCGTGGTGGTCACCGAGGAGTGGCCGAGTAATTCCTGCACGACGCGCACGTCCGCGCCCCCCTCGAGCAGGTGTGTGGCGAAGGAGTGGCGCATCGTGTGCGGGGACACCGCGGCGGTCACACCCGCGTGTTCGGCGGCGTCCTGGAGCACCTGCCAGGCACTCTGCCGAGACAAGCGGCCACCGCGGGCGTTGAGGAAGATCGCCGGGGTGCCTTTGCCCCGCCGCGCCATATCGGGCCGGGCCCGCACCAGGTAGGTATCCAGCGCCGCGACCGCGGGCCGCCCGATCGGGACGAGACGCTGCTTGCCGCCTTTGCCGCGCAGCAGGACCGACCGCGAGGTGGTGTCGACATCGTCGATATCCAGCCCGACGGCCTCCGAGATGCGGGCGCCGGTCGAATACAGCACCTCCAGCAGCGCCCGGTTTCGCAGGCTCAGCGGCCCGTCGGAACCGCGGTCCCCACCGGCGGACTCCAACAGCGCGACCACCTCGTCGACGGTCAGGCTCTTGGGGAGCCGCCGGGAGGGGGTGGCCGGCTTGACCTCGCGGGCGACATCGACCTCGAGGACGCCTTCGGCGGTCAGGAATCTGTGCAGGCCCCGGACGGCGACCAGGGCGCGGGCAGCCGATACCGCCGACAGGGCTGTCGCCCCGGTCTCCGGGTCGCCCTTGCGCAGCGCGACGAGGAACTCGCTGACATCGGTCTCGGAGACGTCGCGCAGGTCGGCGGTACCACGCTCGGTGAGGTGCTCGGTGTAGCGGCGCAGGTCACGCCGGTAGGAGCTGATGGTGTTGGCTGCCACTCCGCGTTCGATGACCAGGTGGTCGAGATATCCCCGCACCTGCTGTTCGATCGCGCTGACAGCCGTGGTCACGGGTGGCCTTGACGGGCGGCGAACGCCCGCGGCCGGTCCGGCCAGGGTGCGTCCGCCGGTCGCACGGCGGAACGGTCCGGCAGCGCGTGGGCCGCCAGGATTCCGGCGACCGCAAGCGAGTTGACGATCTCGCCGGCGAACACCCGTGCGACGGCGGTGGCCAGCGGCACCCATGCCAGCGTCAGGTCGGCTTCCTCGTCGCGCACCTCGGGCCGGTCCACCTCGGTCAGCCCGGTGGCCAGGAAGATGCGCACGCTCTCGTCGCTGAATCCCGGTGTGGAATCCACGTCGACGAGCACCGCCCACGACGCTGCCGCGAGCCCGGCCTCCTCCTTGAGTTCGCGGGCCGCGGTGTCCACCGGCGGCTCGCCGCCGAGGTCGAGCAGCCCGGCCGGCAGTTCCCACAGCCGCCGCCCGAGGGGATGGCGGTACTGGTAGACCAGAGCGATGTTGTCCTGGTCGTCGAGGGCGACGACAGCCACCGCACCGTAGTGCTCCACCACTTCGCGGCGAGCGGTGTGCCCGCCGGGCATCCGTACCTCGTCGGCGCGCAGCGCGAAGATCTTTCCGACGTAGAGCGTTTCCGATTCGAGGGTGTCGAACTGGTGCTCAGCCACGGTGTGCGGGCTCGGTGAGCGCTTCGGTCTCGGTGCCGTTGGCCCGGGCGAGGGTGAGCTCCTCCAGGGGCAGCCGCTCGCCGGCCTTGTACTGCAGCGCTGCCCCGATGAACGCCGCGAACAACGGATGCGGACGGGTGGGCCGGCTCTTAAGCTCCGGGTGGGCCTGGGTTCCGACCAGGAACGGGTGCACCTCGCGGTCGTACTCGACGAACTCCACCAGGTGCCCGTCCGGGGACGTGCCGGAGAACTTCAAGCCGCTCTTGGCGATGCGATCCCGGTAGGCGTTGTTCACCTCGTAGCGGTGCCGGTGCCGCTCGGACACCTCGGTGGCGCCGTAGGCCTGCGCCACGATCGAGTCTGCCTGCAGCACCGCCGGATATGCGCCGAGGCGCATGGTGCCGCCCAGATCGGCCTCACCCGCGACCGCGTCGAGCTGGTCGGCCATGGTGGAGATCACCGGATCCGGGGTGTCCGGGTCGAACTCCGACGAGCTCGCCTCGGTCAGCCCCACCGACCGCGCCGCCTCGATCACGATGCACTGCAGCCCCAGACAGAGCCCGAGCACCGGCACACCGCGCTTGCGCGCGTACCGGATGGCGCCGATCTTGCCGTCGATCCCGCGGATGCCGAACCCGCCGGGGATCAGCACCCCGTGCACGTCGTCGAGTGCGGCGATCGCCCCCGCCTCGGTCTCGCAGTCATCGGAGGCCACCCAGCGGATATCGACCTTGGCGCGGTGTGCGAAGCCACCGGCGCGCAGCGCCTCGGCCACCGACAGGTAGGCGTCCGACAGGTCGATGTACTTGCCCACCAACGCGATCCGAACCGTTTCCTGCGGCTCGTGCACACGCTGGAGCAGGTCGTTCCACTGCGTCCAGTCCACGTCGCGGAACGGCAGATTCAGTCGGCGCACCACGTAGGCGTCGAGTTCCTCGCGGTGCAGCACCTTCGGGATGTCATAGATCGACGGTGCGTCCGGAGTCGAGATGACCCCGTCGATGTCGACGTCGCACATCAGCGCGATCTTGTTCTTCAGCGGCTCGGGCACCTCGCGGTCGCAGCGCAGGATGAGCGCGTCCGGGGAGATACCGATGCTGCGCAGTGCGGCCACGGAGTGCTGGGTGGGTTTGGTCTTGAGCTCGCCCGAAGGCTTGAGGAACGGGACCAGCGACACATGCAGGAAGAAGCAGTTGTCCCGGCCGACCTCGTGGCGGACCTGCCGGGCGGCTTCCAGGAAGGGCAACGATTCGATGTCACCGACGGTGCCACCGATCTCGGTGATCACGACGTCCGGGCGTTTGCCCTTGGCATCGGGTGCGGCCATGGCCAGGATGCGGCGTTTGATCTCGTCGGTGATGTGCGGGATGACCTGGACGGTGTCGCCGAGGTACTCACCGCGGCGCTCCTTGGCGATCACCGACGAATAGACCTGACCGGTGGTCACGTTCGCCGAGCCGGACAGGTCGCGGTCCAGGAAGCGCTCGTAGTGGCCGACGTCGAGGTCGGTCTCGGCACCGTCCTCGGTGACGAACACCTCACCGTGCTGGAACGGGTTCATGGTGCCCGGGTCGACATTGAGATACGGGTCGAGCTTCTGCATGGTCACCTGCAAACCGCGTGCGGTGAGCAGCTGCCCAAGACTACTGGCCGTCAGGCCTTTACCCAGTGAAGACGCAACACCACCGCTGACAAAGAGGTGTTTGGTCGCGGTCTGCGGGTGCTTGCGTAACGATGGCAAGAACAACCTCCGTGGCGATGGGGCAAGGCAACTGACTGTTACCTGGGGCCTGCCGACCCACGGAATCTCACCTTAACACCGACGCCGACAAGCTGTCGCTGGCGCGCCGATGGTCTACGTCACTGGGGCGAGCGAAGCGACGGGATATGTCACTGGGGCACGGTCACCGAAGAGGCGCCCCGGCCGATCCCGAACTGCCCGGGCTTGCCGCCGCGCACCAGATCAGCCAACGCCAGCACACTGGTGATCCGCCCCGACTCGGCGTTGACGTCGTCGACGGTGGTCACTGCCGAGGACAGCGCCGCGTCGGACCGGGCCACCGCGACCGCGGCGGTACCCGTCGCCGAGCCGTCCCGGCCGGCCAGCACGGTGCCCGCGCCGTGGGGCGCCAAGCCGGCGGCGAACCGGGCCACGGTGGACCCCCGGTTGCCCGCGTCGTCACCGAGGTCGCCGCCGGTGATGATCACCGCGGTGTTGGCGGCGCCGATGTGCTGGGGGTCATAGGAGATGAAGCCTGTCTCGCGCAGCGCGGCGAGCACCGTGTCACGTTGGTCGTCGACCACCGCGGGATCCTTGCCGGACAGCAGCGCGATACCGAGCAGGTCGCCGGCCTGCGAACCCTGGTCCACCGACTTGGTGGACAACTGGCGTCCGGCCGGCAGGATCGATGAATTCACCACCGAGAGCAGCTTTTCCGAGGAGTTGGCATCGACGAACTGCGGGGTCAGCGAGATGGCTCCGGTGACGGTGGCGCCACTCTGGGTGGCCAGCCGGGTCACCGCGTCGACGTCGTCATCGGCGGCATCCGGGGTACGGAAGATCACCACGGACTTGCCACCCAGGGTGTCGCGCAGAATTCTCGGCGCCATCATGCTGTCGAATTCACCAGCGGCGCTGAGCTTTTCGTTCAGAGCATTCTTGTCATCGGTCAGGGTGTTGATCTGCTCGTGCAGATCGGCCTTGTCCTTACGCAGCCCGGACAGCACCGTGTCGGACAACAGGCCTGATCCCAGCACCACTCCGACTGCCAGGGCCAAGAAGACCGCCGCCAGCGAAATCGCGTGTGACCGAAGGGAGATCATCAGCTGACCAGACCCTGAGCCCAGAGCAGGAAGCGGTTCCAGTATTCGGCCACCCAGTCCAGGACGACGGCGTCGGTACGCGACACCCAGAGCGCGACGATGACCGCGATCAGCATGGCCAGCACCAGCAGCGCGATCGCGCCGCCGGAGATCCTGCTGCGGTACAGGGTCGCCACGGCCTTGGCGTCGACCAGCTTCTCCCCCACCTTGAGGCGGGTCAGGAAGGTCGAGGGATTGCTCTGCTGCCGGGAGCGGTCGAAGAACTCCTCGATGGTGGCGCTGTGACCTGCGGTGACGATCAGCGCGGCGCCATGGTGGTGACATAGCAGCAGCGCCAGGTCGGCCGCCGAGCCGGCCGCCGGGAAGGTCATGGCGCCGACACCGAGGTCCTGGATGCGCTCCAGGCCGGGGGCGTGACCGTCGGCATCTGCGGGCAGCACCACCTGGGCGCCGCACCGGAGCGCGTCACTGCTGATGACGGCGGGGTCGCCGACGATCAGCTGCGGCCGGTAGCCGGCCTTGCGCAGCACGTCGGTTCCGGTTCCGACACCGACGAGGACCGGCTGGTACTCCTTGATGAAGGGCTTGAGGGCTTTGAGATCGTCGGCGGCCGAGGGCCCTTCGGCCACCACGACGACATGCCTGCGATCCATGTCGACGTCGATATCGGGGATGCCCATCCCGTCGATCAGCAGCGGGCTCTCGCTGCGGATGAACTCGATGGTGTTGCCCGCGAACGCTTCCAGATGGGCCACCAGACCGCTCTTGGCCTCCACCATGAGCTCGTGGATCTCCAGGTCATTGCGTTCGGTGCCATGCGCGATCCTGCGGTCACCGGTGTAGACGCCGCCGTTGTTGACCCGAACCCTGGCGCCGTCCTTGATCTTCTTGAAGACCTCGGGACCCGCTTCGTCGATCAGCAGAATGCCGTTGGCCACCAACACTTCCGGCCCCAGATTGGGATAGCGGCCCGAGATCGACGGGGAGGCGTTGACGACCGCGGACACGCCCGCTTCCACCAGGGCGTCCGCGGTGATCCGATCCAGATCCAGGGCGTCGAGCACGACGACATCCCCGGGACCGACGCGGCGCAGCAGTCGGTCGATGTCGCGGTCAACGCGGGCGGTACCGATGACGCCCGGCTTTGAGCTGGCATTACGCGATAGCAGCGCTGACATCTTCATGGGGCCGATTCTGTCGGCCAACCCTCAAGTTGAGGTGGAGGCGCGCCGTAACACCAGCCCCACAAGTTTTCTTTTGTCACATCTGCAACAGCAGGAGCATCTCATTCGCGTCTCGCCGCGTAATGCCGCGCGGCCTTGG includes:
- the msrA gene encoding peptide-methionine (S)-S-oxide reductase MsrA, encoding MGRSRVLAVLAGALCVFTTACTGLTPSAVGTAPPDVPKVTVDQADTADTAATAVLAGGCFWGMQGMFEHVKGVNRVLAGYTGGDAQTAHYDEVSADDTGHAESVQITYDPHQITYGTLLQIFFSVAHDPTEVNRQGPDSGTQYRSAIFPQDADQARIAAAYIAQLGASQVFSAPVATTVEAGRTFYPAEDYHQDYMAANPTDSYISVNDMPKLAQLKLRYPDLYHEPPVLVKG
- a CDS encoding NUDIX domain-containing protein — its product is MAEHQFDTLESETLYVGKIFALRADEVRMPGGHTARREVVEHYGAVAVVALDDQDNIALVYQYRHPLGRRLWELPAGLLDLGGEPPVDTAARELKEEAGLAAASWAVLVDVDSTPGFSDESVRIFLATGLTEVDRPEVRDEEADLTLAWVPLATAVARVFAGEIVNSLAVAGILAAHALPDRSAVRPADAPWPDRPRAFAARQGHP
- the steA gene encoding putative cytokinetic ring protein SteA — its product is MKMSALLSRNASSKPGVIGTARVDRDIDRLLRRVGPGDVVVLDALDLDRITADALVEAGVSAVVNASPSISGRYPNLGPEVLVANGILLIDEAGPEVFKKIKDGARVRVNNGGVYTGDRRIAHGTERNDLEIHELMVEAKSGLVAHLEAFAGNTIEFIRSESPLLIDGMGIPDIDVDMDRRHVVVVAEGPSAADDLKALKPFIKEYQPVLVGVGTGTDVLRKAGYRPQLIVGDPAVISSDALRCGAQVVLPADADGHAPGLERIQDLGVGAMTFPAAGSAADLALLLCHHHGAALIVTAGHSATIEEFFDRSRQQSNPSTFLTRLKVGEKLVDAKAVATLYRSRISGGAIALLVLAMLIAVIVALWVSRTDAVVLDWVAEYWNRFLLWAQGLVS
- the msrB gene encoding peptide-methionine (R)-S-oxide reductase MsrB, whose amino-acid sequence is MLLSRRRFVIAGSALTLSAVAGSACAHSIASPADAHDFAVTHTDAQWRDLLTPDQFDVLRRAGTETPYSSPLNDEHRHGTFGCAGCALPLFSSDTKFDSGTGWPSFWKPLAGAIVERTDSTFGMTRTEVLCSRCGGHLGHVFDDGPAPTHLRYCMNGVAMNFTALT
- a CDS encoding cytochrome c biogenesis protein CcdA, translated to MWTLIGIGLVGGLITGISPCILPVLPVILLSGAQGARVTGGRPAAAVDTLTRPSRTEVLRPYLVITGLVLSFSAVTLAGSTLLSLLHLPQDAIRWLGLIALTAIGVGLIFPRVETWLEKPFAKLPQRQLNFGQSGFGLGLALGVLYVPCAGPVLAAIVLAGATGDIGWPTIALTLSFAVGAAIPLLVFALAGRRIAERVRAFHRRQREIRVVSGVVTILLAVALVFDLPAVVQRAIPDYTAALQNKVDTRPLNLSGQADESNAALSRCTDGAAELQNCGTAPDISGITAWLNTPGGAPIDLKALRGKVVLIDFWAYSCINCQRSIPHVLGWYNAYRERGFEVVGVQTPEYAFEREKDNVAAAAADLKIDYPIGLDNDYTTWTNFRNQYWPAHYLIDADGVVRHIKFGEGDYDGTERLIRQLLSQAHPNAALPPSVDAPDTTPTSALTPETYLGAQNASNYGGSGGYTAGAATYDFPAQLPQDSFALRGSWNVDSQSATATGEGDTIGLNFHARDVYLVVGGTGTVSVTRNGGTTTIPVSGPPNMRQIVGGDAAGAGHVEVALTRGLQAYSFTYG
- the xerD gene encoding site-specific tyrosine recombinase XerD, with product MTTAVSAIEQQVRGYLDHLVIERGVAANTISSYRRDLRRYTEHLTERGTADLRDVSETDVSEFLVALRKGDPETGATALSAVSAARALVAVRGLHRFLTAEGVLEVDVAREVKPATPSRRLPKSLTVDEVVALLESAGGDRGSDGPLSLRNRALLEVLYSTGARISEAVGLDIDDVDTTSRSVLLRGKGGKQRLVPIGRPAVAALDTYLVRARPDMARRGKGTPAIFLNARGGRLSRQSAWQVLQDAAEHAGVTAAVSPHTMRHSFATHLLEGGADVRVVQELLGHSSVTTTQIYTLVTVNALREVWAGAHPRAV
- a CDS encoding O-methyltransferase, which codes for MGLTRRAPFLRWSFLRLAWGARNISRTGQIGDGREAAAAEYVLRESRPGDIDDVLAAIDRFAYEQSFLINVGDEKGALLDAAVQRANPAVALELGTYCGYSALRIARAAPAARVFSVELSAANAEIARRIWAHAGVWDRITCVVGTLGDGGATLDTLGFAPGSVDFVFIDHDKSAYLTDLQSILDRGWLHTGSIVVADNVRLPGAPKYRAFMKQHEGRSWQTVEHHTHAEYQTLLPDLVLESQYLGA
- a CDS encoding copper transporter; translation: MISLRSHAISLAAVFLALAVGVVLGSGLLSDTVLSGLRKDKADLHEQINTLTDDKNALNEKLSAAGEFDSMMAPRILRDTLGGKSVVIFRTPDAADDDVDAVTRLATQSGATVTGAISLTPQFVDANSSEKLLSVVNSSILPAGRQLSTKSVDQGSQAGDLLGIALLSGKDPAVVDDQRDTVLAALRETGFISYDPQHIGAANTAVIITGGDLGDDAGNRGSTVARFAAGLAPHGAGTVLAGRDGSATGTAAVAVARSDAALSSAVTTVDDVNAESGRITSVLALADLVRGGKPGQFGIGRGASSVTVPQ
- a CDS encoding CTP synthase, translating into MPSLRKHPQTATKHLFVSGGVASSLGKGLTASSLGQLLTARGLQVTMQKLDPYLNVDPGTMNPFQHGEVFVTEDGAETDLDVGHYERFLDRDLSGSANVTTGQVYSSVIAKERRGEYLGDTVQVIPHITDEIKRRILAMAAPDAKGKRPDVVITEIGGTVGDIESLPFLEAARQVRHEVGRDNCFFLHVSLVPFLKPSGELKTKPTQHSVAALRSIGISPDALILRCDREVPEPLKNKIALMCDVDIDGVISTPDAPSIYDIPKVLHREELDAYVVRRLNLPFRDVDWTQWNDLLQRVHEPQETVRIALVGKYIDLSDAYLSVAEALRAGGFAHRAKVDIRWVASDDCETEAGAIAALDDVHGVLIPGGFGIRGIDGKIGAIRYARKRGVPVLGLCLGLQCIVIEAARSVGLTEASSSEFDPDTPDPVISTMADQLDAVAGEADLGGTMRLGAYPAVLQADSIVAQAYGATEVSERHRHRYEVNNAYRDRIAKSGLKFSGTSPDGHLVEFVEYDREVHPFLVGTQAHPELKSRPTRPHPLFAAFIGAALQYKAGERLPLEELTLARANGTETEALTEPAHRG